One part of the Prionailurus bengalensis isolate Pbe53 chromosome B2, Fcat_Pben_1.1_paternal_pri, whole genome shotgun sequence genome encodes these proteins:
- the LOC122489117 gene encoding putative olfactory receptor 2B8 has product MDQKNGSSFTGFILLGFSDRPQLERVLFVVLLIFYLLTLLGNTSIIALSRLDPHLQTPMYFFLSNLSFLDLCYTTSIVPQLLVHLRGADKSISFAGCVAQLFVSLGLGCTECILLGVMAFDRYAAICRPLHYTVIMHPRLCTLMASASWFLGFANSSLHTVLTFLVPLCGRNKIEHFFCEVPPLLKLACVDTTVNESELFVSVIILLIPVALITFSYGQIVKAVFRIKSASGQRKAFGTCGSHLTVVSLFYGTGIYIYLQPSNNYSRDQGKFVSLFYTIVTPMVNPFIYTLRNKDVTGAMKKVLCRGYDSR; this is encoded by the coding sequence ATGGACCAGAAAAATGGAAGTTCTTTCACTGGCTTTATCCTGCTGGGTTTCTCTGACCGGCCTCAGCTGGAGCGAGTCCTCTTTGTGGTTCTTCTGATCTTCTATCTGCTCACCCTGCTGGGAAACACAAGCATCATTGCATTGTCCCGCCTGGACCCACACCTGCAGactcccatgtactttttcctctcCAACCTAAGCTTTCTGGACCTGTGTTACACGACCAGCATTGTTCCTCAGCTGCTGGTTCATCTCAGGGGAGCAGACAAGTCTATCTCCTTCGCTGGCTGTGTAGCTCAGCTGTTTGTCTCTCTAGGGTTGGGATGCACAGAATGCATTCTGTTAGGGGTGATGGCATTTGACCGCTATGCAGCCATCTGCAGGCCCCTGCACTACACAGTGATCATGCACCCCCGTCTGTGCACCCTGATGGCTTCTGCATCATGGTTCCTTGGTTTTGCCAACTCCTCATTGCACACGGTGCTCACCTTCCTTGTACCACTCtgtgggagaaataaaatagagcacTTCTTTTGTGAGGTTCCCCCACTGCTCAAGCTTGCCTGTGTTGACACCACTGTGAATGAGTCTGAGCTCTTTGTCAGTGTGATCATTCTCCTCATACCTGTGGCATTAATCACGTTCTCCTATGGTCAGATTGTCAAGGCAGTGTTCAGAATAAAGTCAGCTTCAGGGCAGAGGAAAGCTTTTGGGACATGTGGGTCCCACCTCACAGTGGTCTCCCTGTTCTATGGCACAGGCATCTACATTTACCTCCAGCCTAGCAACAACTACTCTCGGGATCAGGGCAAGTTCGTTTCTCTCTTCTATACCATCGTCACCCCCATGGTCAACCCCTTTATATATACCCTGCGGAACAAAGATGTGACTGGAGCAATGAAGAAGGTGCTCTGTAGGGGCTATGACTCCAGATGA